In Cryptococcus neoformans var. neoformans B-3501A chromosome 11, whole genome shotgun sequence, the genomic window attgaCTAACAAAATACATATAATAGACCCAAATGGATCTCAACCGTTTACCTACACGCAATTTATCTCGGGATGACCGCCTCATTTCTTCACATGCCCGGGACGCACGATATCCCtacctctccctctctttcaTCGCCTACCTCTCTTCCTTACCTATCTGGCTCAAGTGTGATCCCCGCCTTCCACCGGGTCAAGGAGATAAACGGTTATTGCGATTAGCGGTGGAAAGAGTAGGGATGAGCAAGACTGGAGCGAGAGTAAAGAGGGCGATGCAGTTTGGGACGAGAAGTGCAAAAGTCGGGGGTACTGGAAGTGGAGTCAAGGGCCCAAAAGCTGGAGAGAGACCGGTGGAGTGGATTTGAGGCCCTATGTTTCGCTGTAGGACCTGTCTCCTTTTAGGTATGGAAACTTGCAAAAGCGACATATACTTGTCTTCCTTGCGTACTGTCTTCACTCTTTCTTTATGATACTACAGGTTGGTCCCTGACACAGCGTTTTCCTGCTCATCCTTCGCTTCCTAAGTCACATAAAGATTCAAGCCTTGACAAAACCAGCAGCTTATATGAAGCGTTCGAAACACAACAGGAGTCAGGATAGGATACATTCGGAGAGGTCTATTCAGAACATTGCGAACGCTGTGGGAGCTGTGGCTTGCTATGGTCAATCTATAAGACATCCTTCAAAAGACTATTATACATTGCAAGGGTGGGCGCCTGCAACAACTGAACTAGAGATAAATTCGCACTCCATATATTTCTATCTGGGGCCATTAACAAGCTATCACGAATTAGCTCGCAGAGTTGACATCGATCAAGATGCGGCCGAGATTTATGGGAGATTGTTTAAGAGCACATCTCTATCTCTCGCCCTCCCTGACCAATTATTTGTGCTTGCATACGACGCCGATATTAGTGCTAACAAAGATCGCAAAACAGTGGTAATATATGAGATTGACTATAGACCCAAAGACATTAAGGGTACGCTAACCCAAGACAAGATGAAACTAAACACAAGATTCACGCCATTGCAACAAGATAAGTGTCCTTTTACCCTCTTCAATGTTCTGTCATTGCGACATCTTCaattctctcttcttccactaAAAATCCATCCAacaccctccttctccctcttccagacgcctcccttcccttATCTTTTCCCACTCCCTCTTGCTGTGGCGTTCCCGCCCCTTCCACAGGTCGCGGAACGCCCCCAGGCCCAAGCATCCATTCATACTCCCACAGATCACTTGGTTTCGCTCTCTTTGAAGGGCTACGCTCAAGAAGTGAGGAAATCACTGCTCGCGCTGATGGAGTCGCTGTACCCGGCACATAGGCACCTGGGATATCTTGAGAGAGTGCAGGTTCGGGTGATGGCCAGGTATATTCCCCTTTGGCGATCCGgtgcatcttcttcctccctcttaCTCTTTCACTATTTCCCCCTCCGGGAGTCGCTATCCCGTCCGGCAACTTAATGCTTTCCTCCCGATCAAATGGCAGTTCACCGATGATCAAGCCATAGAGTACCACACCCAATGCCCAGGCATCTGTCTCTCGGCCATCGTATGGTTTACCCATGATGATCTCTGGCGCTGCAAAGCTTTCGGAACCGCATCGTGTGTagagaagaggtgaagCGGGGGAAATGAACCGTGAGAGACCAAAGTCGGTCAGTTTGATGAGTGGTTGGCCaggtggagggaggaggtgaagtgggatggaggatgtgCTTGTAGgtgggaggatgaaagggTTGGTGGTGAACAATATGTCTAACCGAAGCCATTAGCTTTTCGAACATGGAGGTATGTAAATGGTACCTACTCTCCAACTTGATGTCGCGATGTACTACACCAACCTCATGTAACCACCCCACAGCCTTGACGAGCTCACTAAACACCCTCCTCACAAaaccttcaccatccttaTCCCAGCCCATTTCACTCTCTTCTGAACCAGCTACCGGCGCAGGCGCAGGCAAGATCATCCGCCGCCtattctcctcctcactcATCAACTCGAACAATTCCCCTCCCCCAGCCGCTTCCAACACCAAAACATCATGTCTTTCCGTTGAGAAATCATCAATGTACCCCACGATAGAAGGGTGTGAGATGTGTCGCAAGACGGAAGCTTCTCGGAGAAAGGCGATACGTGTTCGATGATCAGGCAACGGGTGGGTCAAGAGTTTGAGTGCGACGAGGAGGCTGGTAGCGGTGGGCGCGTGGGTGGGTGTGGAAGATAAGGGTGTTGAACCAGCAGGCACGGCCGACCAAACTGCTGAGAaagctccttctcccatcttcttgaccaacctccaccctccGATGACTCTTTCTTTAcgcttttccttttcgtGTTCACCATTATTATCCGCATTCGTATTTGGAAAACAAGGTTCGATCACATCCCCAGCTTTCACACTCTCATCCACCCCTGCTTGACGGTGTTCCCTTTCCAGCTGTTGAGATTCTTTACGTCTCAATTTCcaaggtggaggtgtaTATCCCCCCgcagaaggggaaggatggaatggAACAGACGGCACCGCATTGGCTTTGGTACGGGCATTATTGAGGGGAAAGAAACCAGCCCTGGGTGTTTGAGGCGATACCACTGTCGGCGTCAAAGAACTCTGTCGAGCAAATTCCGGTCGACTATCCCCGTCATTACTGCTATTCTGCGTTGTGAATGACGAAGGCAGAGGTGCAGGTAGAGGCGCGGGTGGTGCTGGAGGGACAGTATGCGCCGGCGGGGGAGCGATAGGATTTGATAAACTCCTCAGCCGAGATGTACTAATCTCTTCGAACCCAGCTCCCAATCCCATTCCGAACGGTGCACCCCATCCTTCCCTACTTCTATCTatatccatctcatccttcattTCGGCCGGGATGACTGTCTCTCGAaacctctctttccttgtgGGTAACCTCAGTTTTACAGTGGATATCCCACTTCCGCTCCAACTTGCGGCCCCGGACGTGGCCGTGGAGGGGAAGCTAGAAGAAGGCATCGTTGTCGATTGAGCTCTCTCATTACCACTCACATCCAAACCcgaagaagcagcagaagaagaagaaaaaggtcCCTTGTCCAAAGCAGATGCTGGAGATAACGCACGGGGAGGCGTAGGTAATTCTgcagaggaagcagagaagaataaATCCGTCTTGCTACTCGAGCTTAGCGCCGGTGACGCTAGGGCTGGGGTGATGACGCCAAGAGTAGCAGGGGTTTGGGGGCGACTGCTGTGGACGCTGTGGACGCTGTGAACGCCGTGGACACCGTGGATGCCGTAGCCGCCATCAGAAACAGCACTGGAGGTGGACGCTGAATGTAACAGCAAAGGAATGCTCAAAGAAGTCTTTTCTTGGGGCGGTGCTGTTATTGTTGGCGGCACAGGCGTGGGCGGGGACGCGGacatggaagaagatggaggcgatgaagaagtccAAGGTCGGGTTGAATCGACGTCCCCAACAGGCGATGGATTAGGTGTCAACGAATCCAACGAACTTTGTCTCGAAgtgcctccaccatcttgcccttgcccttgtccttgtccttgtccttgtccttgtcggTGTTCTTTCATTTTCGTAGGCGACAAGAAAAGAGCCTGGATATGTGCACGCTTGGGAGAAAAATATTCTGGCGGCTCGTCGACAGGCGTCGGTTGGGGCTGTAGCGCCTTGGGACTTGCAGTGGATGAATGTGGGGAGATGATTTCGGGAGTTTTCAGGATATGGTGTACCAGGTTTGGTGGGGTGGTTGGCATTGGGAGATGGAGTTTGGGAGGGGATGATAATGTCATTTTTGGACTCTGTGCTGGTAGTGATGGTGGTAAGAGTGGATAAAGGGAGGGaatgaaagatgatgatgacctAAAGTCTGTACTTaacatttttttttcttcctgcCTTGACAGATTGTACGATTTGTGCATAATAACTTACAAATCCCCACCGCCCACATACCCCTTGATCATCTCCCATCTGTGCCATTGCTGCTTCACTTGCTCTTCACTTCCTTTGAAACCCTGAATCTCTTCACCTTTGCTTTCGTCTTGGGGGacgagagaggagagggaatCGAGAGTGAGGGTTCCTGTGGTGGTCCGGAGTTTGTCAAGAGCCGAGGGGGAGAATGTCggcgggagggggagggaggagggtgaaAAGTTGCGGCAGACGATGAAAGCCTCTGAGTCCTCACGTCAGGTAAGAgccagaaaaaaaagaaggaaaaagaagagcgtGAAGAGGTAGACGTACCGGCACTACCTTGACGGCTACTTCTCGGTTTCCTAACCCACACCCCACCTCGCCGTCCTTGTGGATCATACCCTTTTGTTCCCacattcctcttcttctcatctcctttgTCCTGTCCTGCCTCTTCCGCATattccccctcctcctcaaactCCGCATACTGTCCAAAttcgtcctccttctctttatCTTCGGGAAGCGGactggagaagaaacaCCTCAACTGCGAAGCCAAAAACTCTGCCCGGGGATCAAgcggagagagaaagatcTTGAAAATCAGGGTCGCGCCGGGTGCCATGAGCGTTAACGACAGCGTGAGCGCGGCGAGGAGAAGTTGGGAGTGGAGGTAGGCGTCGAGATCGTGGACACCCGTCACTGCGTGGCGACGGAAGTATGCTTGGGTTAACAAAGGCtgacagaagaggagaaatgAAAGGACTTACCGTCAGGAGCACCGTCGCATACGACGAGGTCAGCCTTTCGTCCACCGAGAGCATCCAGCACGAGCGGAATGGTGGAGGGAAGAGTGATATCGGTTTGTAGCGTCGTGATATTTGGTAAAGGCGCCTGCGACCCCATGCCCTCTGATCAGCACTTTCATGACGATGGAGACATAGGATCGTGAAAACATAGGACATGGGGACATACCATAGGTTGTAGATCACAAGAGACGACTCGGGTTCCCTCACCGCCTTGTTTACTCTTCGGTTTCAGCTTTTGCCCCAGAACCTGGCTCCAACTCCCAGGAGCGGCACAGAGGTCGACCGCGGTGTGGACATTGGTGAAAAGGTCGAATTCCTCGTCGAGATGCAGGAGCTTGTATGCTGAGCGGGCACGGTAGCCTGCGGATTTGCCCTTGCGATAGTAGACGTCCCTATGATCGATTGAGGACTTGGAAGTGGGCATTGTTTTCGCGAGTGGAGGGGAGATGAAATTTGACTGGCGTTTGGCGGAAGGCGAGAGTGTCCCCCTTTTTCGGGAGATGGCAAAGTGGCGGATATGCTTGGGATATTTTGGTGTTGTTGCGTAAAGATGGCGGAAAGgcggaaaaaaaagatggtGAAATGAAGAGATAATTCTTTATCTTGAAGATACACAACCGCGGATGGCCACGCAAGGAATGACAGAGCATTGTATACAACCACGCTCTGTATCAACGCATGTTCACACCTCGACTCGAGACTGTTGTTCATGTCTACTCGACTCGAGAATGTGATTCATGTCTATATGCATACAGAGGTTGCTTATGTATATATCCAGGGCATATCCACTCCCGCCCACACCGTCAACACGGTCTATGAGCTTGCTATgaagtcttcttctccggtAACGGCCCCGTTCTAGATGCCGCATCTTCTCTAAAGGCAACAACAACGTATCCAacgaggatgagattgGCAGCAGCGATGGCTGAGATGGCAGCAAACGTTGTGGAGCCTACGTAGCGTGAAAGAGAATGAGCAACAGTCGGACAGAGGCATGCGTCCAGGCGTATACACTGACACAGACCGGACGGAAAACCACAACGTGACGCACCGTCCCAGAGATAGTTGAGAGTACTAAAGTATGTTCCTATGGGCACGACGGCCATCAATAGAGCAAAGAGGACGAGTTTGTAGAGGACGGCACTGTGGGTTCTTAGCAGCTATGCTGGCAGCTGCACTGACAGTATACACACTCACGGCTGCACGCTCTCCTGCGGGGCCATGGCCATCTTGCCGGTAGATACCCTGTTGGACATTGTGCGTGTAGTGTACAAGTGTTTGATGTGGTATAAAATATAAAGTGACGACTGAATTGATGCCGTGGTAGTCATCGTCACTGGATGCGACAACAAACATTAGGACACAACAAATAACTGCAAACAACCAGGCAACTGTCCTCGCACAACATCCCACTTCGCAACTCGCACGA contains:
- a CDS encoding hypothetical protein (HMMPfam hit to FtsJ, FtsJ-like methyltransferase, score: 172.5, E(): 8.9e-49; HMMPfam hit to Pkinase, Protein kinase domain, score: 174.4, E(): 2.4e-49) — its product is MPTSKSSIDHRDVYYRKGKSAGYRARSAYKLLHLDEEFDLFTNVHTAVDLCAAPGSWSQVLGQKLKPKSKQGGEGTRVVSCDLQPMAPLPNITTLQTDITLPSTIPLVLDALGGRKADLVVCDGAPDVTGVHDLDAYLHSQLLLAALTLSLTLMAPGATLIFKIFLSPLDPRAEFLASQLRCFFSSPLPEDKEKEDEFGQYAEFEEEGEYAEEAGQDKGDEKKRNVGTKGYDPQGRRGGVWVRKPRSSRQGSAEAFIVCRNFSPSSLPLPPTFSPSALDKLRTTTGTLTLDSLSSLVPQDESKGEEIQGFKGSEEQVKQQWHRWEMIKGYVGGGDFTDFRSSSSFIPSLYPLLPPSLPAQSPKMTLSSPPKLHLPMPTTPPNLVHHILKTPEIISPHSSTASPKALQPQPTPVDEPPEYFSPKRAHIQALFLSPTKMKEHRQGQGQGQGQGQGQDGGGTSRQSSLDSLTPNPSPVGDVDSTRPWTSSSPPSSSMSASPPTPVPPTITAPPQEKTSLSIPLLLHSASTSSAVSDGGYGIHGVHGVHSVHSVHSSRPQTPATLGVITPALASPALSSSSKTDLFFSASSAELPTPPRALSPASALDKGPFSSSSAASSGLDVSGNERAQSTTMPSSSFPSTATSGAASWSGSGISTVKLRLPTRKERFRETVIPAEMKDEMDIDRSREGWGAPFGMGLGAGFEEISTSRLRSLSNPIAPPPAHTVPPAPPAPLPAPLPSSFTTQNSSNDGDSRPEFARQSSLTPTVVSPQTPRAGFFPLNNARTKANAVPSVPFHPSPSAGGYTPPPWKLRRKESQQLEREHRQAGVDESVKAGDVIEPCFPNTNADNNGEHEKEKRKERVIGGWRLVKKMGEGAFSAVWSAVPAGSTPLSSTPTHAPTATSLLVALKLLTHPLPDHRTRIAFLREASVLRHISHPSIVGYIDDFSTERHDVLVLEAAGGGELFELMSEEENRRRMILPAPAPVAGSEESEMGWDKDGEGFVRRVFSELVKAVGWLHEVGVVHRDIKLENILFTTNPFILPPTSTSSIPLHLLPPPGQPLIKLTDFGLSRFISPASPLLYTRCGSESFAAPEIIMGKPYDGRETDAWALGVVLYGLIIGELPFDREESIKLPDGIATPGGGNSERVRGRKKMHRIAKGEYTWPSPEPALSQDIPGAYVPGTATPSARAVISSLLERSPSKRAKPSDLWEYEWMLGPGGVPRPVEGAGTPQQEGVGKDKGREASGRGRRRVLDGFLVEEERIEDVAMTEH